Below is a genomic region from Candidatus Woesearchaeota archaeon.
TTTGTTAATTTTATTTTGATCATCACTATTACTATAATTATTAATATTAATATTATTACTATTACTACCATTACTAATTTGAATAATTTATGTAATAATTATATTAATCATTGATATTATAGTTAAGTTAATAAAACTATTATTATTCTTTACTATTAGTAGTATCACTTATAAAGAAAGATGTATGATGAGATGAAATTAGAATTTAACATGGAACAAATGATGTGTAGCTCATGTAAAAAAACTTCCACTGAATATTATGAGTTGAAGTTACAATTGAGGTTTATGTATTTTCAAGATATAGATGAAGTAAAAGAAGAAGCTCTTGTTTTATTAAATAAAACTTTTGATAGTATTAATAAAGTAGAAGAATTAGATGGTGGTTATGATATATTTTTTAGGTCACATTCTTTAATCAATAAAGTAAGTTCTACTTTTAATAATAAATATTTTATAGAAGAGAAGAGATCTAAGAAAATTGTAGGTCATAATTTTTTAGAATCTAAAAGTGTGTGGAGACATACTCTTTTAATTAATATTATTAATTTAAAAACAAAAGATAGAATTAAAATTAGAGGAGAGATTTATTGGATTAAAGCTTTTAATAAGAAAGAGTTAGTTTTAAGGAATGAGAGTGATGGATCTAAATATGTTGTATCATATAATATGATTAGTGATTATTTTGAGTTATTAGGAGATAAGGAATAATTTAATTTTATATTTTAGATATAATTGATATTAAGTTTTAATTCTGATTTTTTTTCAATTTTAGTTTGCAGTGGAAATTAAGGGGTGTGG
It encodes:
- a CDS encoding NMD3-related protein, coding for MKLEFNMEQMMCSSCKKTSTEYYELKLQLRFMYFQDIDEVKEEALVLLNKTFDSINKVEELDGGYDIFFRSHSLINKVSSTFNNKYFIEEKRSKKIVGHNFLESKSVWRHTLLINIINLKTKDRIKIRGEIYWIKAFNKKELVLRNESDGSKYVVSYNMISDYFELLGDKE